Proteins encoded by one window of Pseudomonas sp. LS44:
- a CDS encoding methyl-accepting chemotaxis protein — MSATAQEVARSAAAAVDSAHSVNQETVNGRALVESQVGSIQRLANEIDQSVVVINQLASDSASISQVLDVIKGIAEQTNLLALNAAIEAARAGEQGRGFAVVADEVRNLAKRTQQSTEEIEKMIAKLQGGVGAAVKTMSVSHQMADGTVNESGKVQLALENILGAVGMIVDQNQQIAAAAEQQTAVAHDIDQNIVEINRAGERTAEGASQTEQSSRELSGQVAQLKQLIGAFRV; from the coding sequence ATGTCCGCCACCGCCCAGGAAGTCGCCCGTAGCGCTGCCGCCGCGGTCGACAGTGCGCACAGCGTTAACCAGGAAACCGTGAATGGTCGAGCCCTTGTCGAGTCGCAGGTCGGCAGCATCCAGCGGCTGGCCAATGAAATCGACCAGTCGGTGGTGGTGATCAACCAACTGGCCAGCGATAGCGCCTCGATCAGCCAGGTGCTCGATGTGATCAAGGGCATCGCCGAACAAACCAACTTGCTGGCCCTTAATGCCGCCATCGAGGCCGCCCGTGCCGGTGAGCAGGGTCGTGGTTTCGCGGTGGTCGCCGACGAGGTGCGCAATCTGGCCAAGCGCACCCAGCAGTCGACCGAAGAGATCGAGAAGATGATCGCCAAGCTGCAGGGCGGCGTCGGCGCGGCGGTGAAGACTATGAGCGTCAGTCACCAGATGGCCGACGGCACGGTCAACGAGTCGGGCAAGGTGCAGCTGGCGCTGGAGAACATCCTTGGCGCGGTGGGCATGATCGTCGACCAGAACCAGCAGATCGCCGCCGCCGCCGAGCAGCAGACCGCGGTGGCACATGACATCGACCAGAACATCGTCGAAATCAACCGGGCCGGCGAGCGCACTGCCGAGGGTGCCAGTCAGACCGAGCAGTCCAGTCGCGAGCTGAGTGGCCAGGTGGCGCAACTCAAGCAGCTGATTGGTGCGTTCCGCGTCTGA
- a CDS encoding TatD family hydrolase, translating into MQLIDTHTHLDFPDFDADRAELLARSHARGVERLVVLGVYQSNWQRLWDLALQQDSVYAALGLHPVYLDQHRPEHMDELRDWLQRLAGHPKLCAVGEFGLDYYIDNPDRDAQQTLFEAQLKLAAEFELPVLLHVRHAHAPTIATLKRFRLKRAGVIHAFAGSREEAREYLKLGFKLGLGGAATWPQAHRLHKVVAELPLEAVVLETDAPDMAPAMYPQQRNSPEFLPDICAALAELMHISPDELASASSRNACTLFGWTN; encoded by the coding sequence ATGCAGCTGATCGACACCCACACCCACCTGGATTTCCCTGACTTCGACGCCGACCGCGCCGAGCTGCTGGCGCGCAGCCACGCGCGGGGCGTGGAGCGCCTAGTGGTGCTCGGCGTGTACCAGAGTAACTGGCAACGCTTGTGGGATCTGGCACTGCAGCAGGACAGCGTCTACGCCGCGCTGGGCCTGCATCCGGTCTATCTCGACCAGCACCGCCCCGAACATATGGATGAGCTGCGCGACTGGCTGCAACGCCTGGCCGGCCATCCAAAACTCTGTGCGGTCGGCGAATTCGGCCTCGACTACTACATCGACAACCCCGACCGCGACGCCCAGCAGACACTGTTCGAGGCGCAGCTGAAACTCGCTGCCGAGTTCGAACTACCGGTGCTGCTGCATGTGCGGCACGCCCATGCGCCGACCATCGCCACTCTCAAGCGTTTTCGCCTCAAGCGCGCGGGAGTGATCCACGCCTTCGCCGGTAGCCGCGAGGAAGCGCGGGAATACCTCAAGCTGGGTTTCAAGCTCGGCTTGGGCGGCGCCGCGACCTGGCCGCAGGCCCACCGCTTGCACAAGGTGGTCGCCGAGTTGCCGCTGGAGGCCGTAGTACTGGAAACCGACGCCCCGGACATGGCACCGGCCATGTACCCCCAGCAGCGCAACAGCCCGGAATTCCTGCCGGATATCTGTGCAGCGCTAGCCGAGCTGATGCACATCAGCCCGGACGAGCTGGCCAGCGCCAGCAGCCGTAACGCCTGCACGCTGTTCGGCTGGACCAACTAA